A genomic window from Microbacterium sp. H1-D42 includes:
- a CDS encoding SAM-dependent methyltransferase, protein MHPALFYRPGERLSLSELGAARLDGQVTEVGEGFMPIDTVEDPAARAMSIAALLPERTAASGPTAAWVHGAGDRPPGVHHATRNSPSRLRAHSSARVVYHDRCLAADEVEMIGPVAVTTRLATAVTLLFDLAREGGDEKWLRDLLSTSPGLGDAMRTHVASIAHRPGSRKAKQLLAELLSDQDVVTR, encoded by the coding sequence GTGCACCCGGCCCTGTTCTACCGCCCAGGTGAGCGACTCTCGCTCTCCGAGCTCGGCGCTGCGCGCCTCGACGGACAGGTCACCGAAGTCGGCGAGGGATTCATGCCCATCGACACGGTGGAGGACCCTGCGGCGCGAGCCATGAGCATCGCGGCGCTGCTGCCGGAGCGGACTGCCGCGAGCGGACCGACCGCGGCCTGGGTGCACGGTGCGGGCGATCGGCCGCCGGGAGTGCACCATGCGACGCGCAACAGCCCCTCGCGGCTGCGCGCCCATTCCTCGGCACGCGTCGTCTACCACGATCGCTGCCTGGCAGCCGATGAGGTCGAGATGATCGGACCTGTCGCGGTGACCACGCGCCTCGCGACCGCCGTCACACTGCTGTTCGATCTCGCGCGCGAAGGCGGCGATGAGAAGTGGCTGCGCGACCTGCTGAGCACATCCCCCGGACTCGGGGATGCGATGCGCACGCACGTCGCATCGATCGCGCATCGCCCTGGCAGTCGCAAGGCGAAGCAGCTTCTCGCAGAGCTGCTCTCAGATCAGGACGTGGTGACGCGGTAG
- a CDS encoding DUF349 domain-containing protein: MSDDNATQPTPPVPGPPVPAPPRRPMPTVAAAAAVAPTPVAAVTSDAAEWGRVTEDGTVEVREGEEWRAVGQYPDGTPDEALAYFARKYDDLAVKLGTLETRAQGGGASASDLTKQATHLLGEATDAAVVGDLAGLRTRIETLVASLSEATAKEAEAAKEALDAAIAERTAIVEKAEAIAARDLSKVQWKQVTVEMTDLFDAWQAHQQNGPRLPKGTAQQLWKRFRDARSTVDKARRSFFSELDDVHRTARDAKARLVERAEALAPRGIDGIPAYRNLLDEWKASGRAGRKADDALWAKFKAAGDALYAARAEQAAADEADSAPKIEAREALLVEAQAVADESNLKRARALLTRIQRQWDDVGRIFPREKERALDDRMRAIEQALKSREEVDWKKNNPETKARANDMSSQLLEAIEKLEAELAAAEKSGDKKSIKEATEALAARRAWLSALGG, translated from the coding sequence GTGTCTGACGACAACGCCACCCAGCCCACCCCGCCCGTCCCGGGTCCTCCTGTTCCTGCACCGCCCCGTCGGCCAATGCCCACCGTGGCGGCCGCTGCTGCAGTCGCACCGACGCCGGTCGCCGCCGTGACCTCCGATGCAGCCGAATGGGGCCGCGTCACCGAAGACGGCACCGTCGAGGTCCGCGAGGGCGAGGAATGGCGCGCGGTGGGCCAGTACCCTGACGGCACCCCTGATGAGGCACTGGCGTACTTCGCTCGCAAGTACGATGACCTGGCCGTGAAGCTCGGCACACTCGAGACCCGTGCACAGGGTGGCGGTGCTTCAGCATCCGACCTGACCAAGCAGGCGACGCATCTGCTCGGCGAGGCCACCGACGCCGCAGTCGTCGGCGACCTGGCAGGACTCCGCACGCGCATCGAGACGCTTGTCGCTTCCTTGTCCGAGGCGACCGCCAAGGAGGCCGAGGCAGCCAAGGAGGCGCTCGACGCCGCCATCGCCGAGCGCACCGCCATCGTGGAGAAGGCCGAGGCGATCGCTGCTCGCGACCTGAGCAAGGTGCAGTGGAAGCAGGTCACCGTCGAGATGACCGACCTGTTCGACGCTTGGCAGGCGCATCAGCAGAACGGGCCACGACTGCCGAAGGGAACCGCTCAGCAGCTCTGGAAGCGATTCCGCGACGCGCGGTCGACGGTCGACAAGGCTCGCCGCTCGTTCTTCTCCGAGCTCGACGATGTGCATCGCACCGCCCGCGACGCGAAGGCCCGACTGGTCGAGCGTGCCGAGGCACTGGCTCCTCGCGGCATCGACGGCATCCCCGCCTACCGCAACCTGCTCGACGAGTGGAAGGCCTCCGGCCGTGCCGGTCGCAAGGCCGACGACGCCCTGTGGGCGAAGTTCAAGGCCGCCGGCGACGCGCTCTACGCTGCCCGCGCAGAGCAGGCTGCCGCTGACGAAGCCGACTCCGCTCCGAAGATCGAGGCCCGTGAGGCGCTGCTGGTCGAGGCGCAGGCCGTCGCCGACGAGTCCAACCTCAAGCGCGCCCGCGCACTGCTGACCCGCATTCAGCGCCAGTGGGACGACGTCGGTCGCATCTTCCCTCGCGAGAAGGAGCGCGCGCTGGATGACCGCATGCGCGCCATCGAGCAGGCGCTGAAGTCGCGCGAAGAGGTTGATTGGAAGAAGAACAACCCCGAGACGAAGGCGCGCGCGAACGACATGAGCTCGCAGCTCCTCGAGGCCATCGAGAAGCTCGAGGCCGAGCTCGCGGCAGCCGAGAAGTCCGGCGACAAGAAGTCGATCAAGGAAGCGACCGAAGCTCTCGCAGCGCGCCGTGCGTGGCTGAGCGCGCTGGGCGGCTGA
- the nirB gene encoding nitrite reductase large subunit NirB produces the protein MDVVVIGAGMVAHRFAESLLSRPEAGVRLTVLGEEQHPPYDRVGLSGHFRGLTPAQLTLDAGVFGDDRAILRTGDPVVRIDRRQRRVQTKAGSTFGYDALVLATGSRAARIAASGADLPGCFVYRTLDDVQGLQAYVERRGRELARPLRGLVIGGGLLGLEAAGALQGLDVACTVIQSSDRLMSAQLDSAGGALLGRLIAQRGIGVRTKARTVRLDADRSGAVAAAQFEDGSFESADVVVFTVGVRAQDALARESGLRTDPWGGVLIDEHCVTSDPRVLAIGEVASFGGKTVGLVAPGYAMAEVAVDVLLGGDAAFPGFDDSAKLKLSGVEVASFGDAMGSTPSCLDVVYADPVAGVYKKLVLSDDAQTLLGGILIGDASAYGALRPLVGAPLGADPVSYLLPEGGALPVSGDLPDSAVVCSCSNVTAGRIRSAVHEDGCRDAAAVKSCTKAGATCGSCVLMVKKIVGTELARLGETVSTALCEHFDLTRRQLFDAVRVSGLSTFSAIIERFGRGRGCDICKPALASILSSLLGAHVLDGELATLQDTNDHVMANLQKDGTYSVVPRMPGGEVTPAGLIAIGRIADDYGLYTKITGGQRIDMFGARLEQLPPIWQRLVDAGFESGQAYGKALRTVKSCVGSTWCRYGVLDSVGMAVSLELRYRGLRAPHKLKVGVSGCARECAEARSKDVGVIATETGWNMYVGGNGGFTPRHAQLLASGLDDDALIRAIDRFFMYYIRTADRLQRTAGWCEDLDGGLEGLRQVIVEDSLGICADLDEAMAAHVDRYEDEWAATLRDPEKLRRFESFVNAADTPDPSLAYVPERGQVRPATPEERAGAVLIAGTVLEVRR, from the coding sequence ATGGATGTCGTCGTGATCGGCGCCGGCATGGTGGCGCACCGCTTCGCGGAGAGCCTGCTCAGCAGACCAGAAGCTGGTGTGCGATTGACCGTTCTCGGTGAGGAACAGCATCCGCCGTACGACCGCGTCGGTCTGTCCGGACATTTCCGCGGGCTCACGCCCGCCCAGCTCACGCTCGACGCCGGCGTCTTCGGGGATGACAGGGCGATCCTGCGCACCGGCGACCCGGTGGTGCGCATCGACCGGCGGCAGCGCCGCGTGCAGACGAAAGCAGGCAGCACGTTCGGCTACGACGCCCTCGTTCTCGCCACCGGTTCCAGAGCCGCGCGCATCGCCGCCTCCGGGGCGGATCTGCCCGGCTGCTTCGTCTACCGCACGCTGGACGACGTCCAGGGACTTCAGGCCTATGTGGAGCGACGCGGCCGCGAGCTCGCAAGACCGCTGAGGGGCCTCGTCATCGGCGGCGGACTGCTCGGCCTCGAGGCCGCGGGCGCCCTGCAGGGGCTCGATGTCGCCTGCACGGTGATCCAGTCCTCGGACAGATTGATGTCGGCGCAGCTCGACTCGGCCGGCGGTGCGCTCCTCGGCCGGCTCATCGCGCAGCGCGGCATCGGAGTGCGGACGAAAGCGCGAACGGTGCGGCTGGACGCCGATCGATCGGGCGCTGTCGCCGCGGCGCAGTTCGAGGACGGCAGCTTCGAAAGCGCCGATGTCGTCGTCTTCACGGTCGGAGTGCGGGCCCAGGATGCCCTCGCGCGCGAGTCGGGTCTGCGCACCGACCCGTGGGGAGGTGTGCTCATCGATGAGCACTGCGTGACCAGCGATCCGCGCGTGCTGGCGATCGGAGAGGTCGCCAGCTTCGGCGGGAAGACCGTCGGTCTCGTCGCTCCTGGATATGCGATGGCCGAGGTCGCCGTGGACGTGCTGCTGGGCGGCGACGCGGCCTTCCCCGGGTTCGACGACTCGGCGAAGCTGAAGCTCTCCGGCGTCGAGGTGGCGAGCTTCGGCGACGCGATGGGCAGCACGCCGTCGTGTCTGGATGTCGTCTACGCGGACCCGGTGGCCGGCGTGTACAAGAAGCTGGTGCTCTCCGATGATGCGCAGACGCTGCTCGGCGGCATCCTCATCGGTGACGCCTCGGCCTACGGTGCGCTGCGCCCGCTCGTCGGTGCGCCGCTCGGCGCCGACCCCGTCTCATACCTGCTGCCCGAGGGTGGCGCCCTGCCGGTCAGCGGCGATCTGCCCGACTCGGCGGTGGTGTGCTCATGTTCGAACGTCACCGCCGGCCGCATCCGCAGCGCCGTGCATGAGGACGGCTGCCGCGACGCGGCGGCGGTCAAGTCATGCACGAAGGCGGGGGCGACCTGTGGGTCCTGCGTGCTGATGGTCAAGAAGATCGTCGGCACCGAGCTCGCCCGTCTCGGCGAGACGGTCTCGACCGCGCTGTGCGAGCACTTCGATCTCACCCGCCGCCAGTTGTTCGACGCGGTGCGGGTGTCGGGGCTTTCGACCTTCAGCGCGATCATCGAACGGTTCGGCCGGGGACGCGGATGCGACATCTGCAAGCCGGCGCTGGCCAGCATCCTCTCCTCCCTCCTCGGGGCACACGTGCTCGACGGTGAGCTGGCGACGCTGCAGGACACGAACGACCACGTCATGGCGAACCTGCAGAAAGACGGCACGTACTCTGTCGTGCCGCGCATGCCAGGCGGCGAGGTGACCCCGGCTGGGCTCATCGCCATCGGCCGCATCGCAGACGACTACGGCCTGTACACGAAGATCACCGGCGGCCAGCGCATCGACATGTTCGGCGCGCGACTCGAGCAGCTGCCGCCGATCTGGCAGCGGCTGGTGGATGCCGGGTTCGAGTCCGGTCAGGCCTACGGCAAGGCGCTGCGCACCGTGAAGTCGTGCGTCGGGTCGACGTGGTGCCGGTACGGCGTGCTCGACTCGGTCGGGATGGCGGTCTCGCTCGAACTGCGCTACCGCGGCCTGCGCGCCCCGCACAAGCTCAAGGTGGGCGTCTCCGGCTGCGCCAGGGAGTGTGCCGAGGCGCGCTCGAAGGACGTCGGCGTGATCGCCACCGAGACCGGCTGGAACATGTACGTCGGCGGCAACGGCGGATTCACGCCCCGTCACGCCCAGCTGCTGGCATCCGGCCTCGACGACGACGCGCTCATCCGCGCGATCGACCGCTTCTTCATGTACTACATCCGCACCGCGGATCGATTGCAGCGCACCGCCGGATGGTGCGAGGACCTCGACGGTGGACTGGAGGGGCTGCGACAGGTGATCGTCGAAGACAGCCTCGGCATCTGCGCCGATCTCGACGAAGCGATGGCGGCCCATGTCGATCGGTACGAGGACGAATGGGCGGCGACGCTGCGCGATCCCGAGAAGCTGCGGAGGTTCGAATCGTTCGTGAACGCGGCCGACACTCCCGACCCTTCGCTCGCCTATGTGCCCGAGCGCGGGCAGGTGCGTCCCGCCACACCTGAGGAGCGCGCCGGGGCCGTGCTGATCGCCGGAACCGTGCTGGAGGTGCGTCGATGA
- the nirD gene encoding nitrite reductase small subunit NirD, with the protein MSVLIDAAAGVRVCHLRDLEVERGRAALLGDTQIALFLLTDGTVHAVSNLDPYSGANVMSRGIVGTRGEAPTVASPMHKQVFDLRTGLCLETQGRAASALRVWPVAVVDGEVLLTEDGVQ; encoded by the coding sequence ATGAGCGTCCTGATCGATGCCGCCGCAGGGGTGCGCGTGTGCCACCTGCGTGATCTCGAGGTCGAACGCGGCCGCGCGGCGCTGCTGGGAGACACACAGATCGCGTTGTTCCTGCTCACGGACGGCACCGTGCATGCCGTCTCGAACCTCGACCCGTACAGCGGAGCCAATGTGATGTCCCGCGGCATCGTCGGAACCCGCGGCGAGGCGCCGACGGTGGCGTCACCCATGCACAAGCAGGTGTTCGACCTGCGCACTGGTCTCTGCCTCGAGACACAGGGCAGGGCGGCGAGCGCGCTGCGTGTCTGGCCGGTGGCCGTCGTCGACGGTGAGGTTCTGCTGACTGAGGATGGTGTGCAGTGA
- the cobA gene encoding uroporphyrinogen-III C-methyltransferase, translated as MLGMSITGRDVLMVGGGAVTARRLSRFIAEGARVRIVAPELHETTALLVRRHEIPWRARPVRARDLRGAWLVHVATGDRRTDRMVTALCERRRILCAGEGARGAVRMTAQVDAGDATVAVASRVGADPRRSAAVRDAVADVVADLIADGRLPLRRRRSGMGRVDLVGGGPGPADLMTVRARRLIAEADVIIADRLGPAAEVLQSVTSDVEVIDVGKQPGHHPVSQEEINRLIVARAAAGLRVVRLKGGDPFVFGRGGEEVQACLAAGIAVEVTPAPSSAIAVPQAAGIPVTHRGTAAAFHVVNGQGELGPTTLAALADPGVTTVVLMGVAALSRLVDAALLHGVPPDRPMAFVESGHTAEQRTTWTTLAAAVADADEVSLRNPAVIVVGDVAIPGLLLPTSTTMSEAASA; from the coding sequence ATGCTGGGCATGTCGATCACCGGACGCGACGTGCTGATGGTCGGCGGAGGCGCGGTGACGGCCAGAAGGCTGAGCCGCTTCATCGCCGAGGGCGCCCGCGTGCGCATCGTCGCCCCCGAACTGCACGAGACGACCGCCCTGCTTGTGCGTCGGCACGAGATCCCGTGGCGAGCCCGCCCGGTGCGCGCACGCGACCTGCGCGGCGCCTGGCTCGTGCACGTCGCCACTGGAGACCGCCGCACGGATCGGATGGTCACGGCGCTGTGCGAGCGGCGCCGCATCCTGTGCGCCGGCGAGGGCGCACGAGGAGCCGTGCGGATGACGGCGCAGGTGGATGCCGGTGACGCGACCGTCGCGGTGGCGAGCCGGGTCGGAGCGGACCCCCGACGCTCCGCCGCCGTGCGGGACGCCGTCGCGGATGTAGTCGCGGATCTCATCGCGGACGGCAGGCTGCCGCTTCGTCGGCGCCGGTCGGGGATGGGACGCGTCGACCTCGTCGGCGGCGGCCCCGGACCTGCCGACCTGATGACTGTGCGGGCACGGCGCCTGATCGCAGAGGCTGACGTGATCATCGCCGACAGGCTCGGACCGGCAGCGGAGGTGCTGCAGTCCGTGACCTCCGACGTCGAGGTGATCGACGTCGGGAAGCAGCCAGGGCACCACCCGGTCTCGCAGGAGGAGATCAACCGGCTGATCGTCGCGCGGGCCGCGGCAGGACTGCGCGTCGTGCGGCTGAAGGGTGGCGACCCCTTCGTGTTCGGTCGCGGAGGTGAAGAGGTGCAGGCCTGCCTCGCCGCGGGGATCGCCGTCGAGGTGACACCCGCGCCGTCGAGTGCGATCGCCGTGCCGCAGGCAGCTGGCATCCCCGTCACGCACCGCGGCACTGCCGCGGCGTTCCACGTCGTCAACGGACAGGGCGAACTCGGACCGACCACGCTCGCCGCCCTCGCCGACCCCGGTGTGACCACGGTCGTGCTGATGGGCGTCGCCGCGCTCAGCAGACTCGTCGATGCCGCGCTCCTTCACGGTGTGCCGCCTGACCGGCCGATGGCATTCGTCGAGAGCGGTCATACCGCCGAGCAGCGCACCACCTGGACCACGCTGGCGGCTGCGGTCGCCGATGCCGACGAGGTCAGCCTGCGCAATCCTGCCGTCATCGTCGTCGGCGACGTGGCGATACCAGGACTGCTGCTTCCGACGTCGACGACGATGTCGGAAGCAGCGAGCGCATGA
- a CDS encoding uroporphyrinogen-III synthase, protein MTAVSSGATPNRLDAALVGCTIVIAADRRGADLAAALERHGAQTYRAPALSIIPNADDEQLLACTEELLANPPDIVIVTTAVGFRGWMDAVHEQELSDALSAAFARTRFVARGPKAHGAILQAGFRADWVAVSETAAEVGEHLTAGDIRGLRIAVQHHGAGADGLDTLLAERGADVVNVTVYRWGPPPDLRVVHRSVLQAGAGEVDAVLFTSAPGAAAWVQTASDAGALEHLGERAASGRLLLAAVGPVTAGPLEAARLRTTVATRGRLGSLVRCVVDHFGSEGSPRQITPAGHVQVRSGGALVDGAYVPLSRASAGVLGALFDAEGRVLTRQELGRALPRGGDSLHAVEMAIARLRDALGEGQIIRTVIKRGYRLEVADAF, encoded by the coding sequence ATGACGGCCGTCTCGTCGGGAGCGACTCCGAACAGGCTGGACGCCGCTCTTGTCGGGTGCACGATCGTGATCGCGGCCGACCGGCGCGGCGCGGACCTCGCCGCCGCACTCGAGCGACACGGTGCGCAGACGTACCGTGCGCCGGCGCTGAGCATCATTCCCAACGCGGATGACGAGCAGCTGCTCGCGTGCACCGAGGAGCTGCTCGCGAACCCGCCGGACATCGTCATCGTCACAACCGCGGTGGGATTTCGCGGCTGGATGGATGCTGTGCACGAGCAGGAGCTGTCGGATGCGCTGTCCGCGGCATTCGCGCGGACACGATTCGTCGCGCGCGGGCCGAAGGCGCACGGCGCGATTCTGCAGGCAGGATTCCGGGCCGACTGGGTGGCGGTGTCCGAGACCGCGGCCGAGGTGGGGGAGCACCTGACCGCAGGGGACATCCGTGGCCTGCGCATCGCGGTGCAGCACCATGGCGCCGGTGCCGATGGGCTCGACACCCTGCTGGCAGAGCGGGGCGCAGACGTCGTCAACGTCACGGTGTACCGCTGGGGTCCGCCGCCGGACCTGCGCGTCGTCCACCGCTCGGTGCTGCAGGCAGGCGCCGGAGAAGTGGATGCGGTGCTGTTCACGTCTGCACCGGGCGCTGCGGCGTGGGTGCAGACGGCATCGGATGCCGGTGCGCTGGAACACCTCGGCGAGCGCGCGGCTTCGGGGCGCCTGCTGCTGGCTGCGGTCGGTCCGGTGACCGCCGGGCCGCTGGAAGCGGCGCGATTGCGCACGACCGTCGCGACCCGAGGCCGACTGGGCTCTCTGGTGCGCTGTGTGGTCGACCATTTCGGTTCGGAGGGATCGCCGCGGCAGATAACGCCGGCGGGGCACGTGCAGGTGCGCAGCGGCGGGGCGCTGGTAGACGGAGCGTATGTGCCGCTGTCGCGTGCATCGGCCGGCGTGCTCGGCGCGCTGTTCGACGCGGAAGGACGGGTGCTGACCCGTCAGGAACTCGGACGCGCCCTGCCTCGTGGGGGTGACAGTCTGCATGCCGTCGAGATGGCCATCGCCAGGCTGCGGGATGCGCTGGGTGAGGGGCAGATCATCCGAACGGTCATCAAGCGCGGGTATCGACTCGAGGTCGCCGACGCGTTCTGA
- a CDS encoding formate/nitrite transporter family protein translates to MSYVKPAELVSRMTDAGAYKMQLSPRDTLIRAFMGAALLTMGAAFAVSVSTNTGQPLAAALLFPIGFVILYLFGYDLLTGVFTLGPLAVLDRRPGATVGAMLRNWGLVFIGNFAGAFVVAVLMAIYFTYGFSTEPSPVGAAIGEIGHSRTVGYADHGAAGMLTLFVRAVLCNWMVSSGVVLAMISDSVIGKIVAMWLPISLFFYMGFEHSIVNMFLFPSGLLLGADFTIWDYLIWNEIPTVVGNLVGGLLFVGLPLYFTHGRTKLRRVRTDRVQPALPAADAVGSADAAAVADTVATDMPSDSEVREPVGIS, encoded by the coding sequence GTGTCCTACGTAAAACCCGCCGAGTTGGTGAGCCGGATGACGGATGCCGGCGCATACAAGATGCAACTGTCCCCCCGTGACACGCTGATCCGCGCCTTCATGGGCGCCGCTCTGCTGACGATGGGAGCCGCCTTCGCCGTCAGCGTGTCGACGAACACCGGTCAGCCGCTCGCAGCCGCGCTGCTGTTCCCGATCGGGTTCGTGATCCTCTACCTGTTCGGCTACGACCTGCTCACCGGCGTGTTCACGCTCGGTCCGCTCGCCGTGCTCGACCGCCGGCCCGGCGCGACGGTCGGTGCGATGCTGCGCAATTGGGGGCTGGTCTTCATCGGCAACTTCGCCGGTGCGTTCGTCGTAGCGGTGCTCATGGCGATCTACTTCACGTACGGGTTCTCGACCGAACCCAGCCCGGTCGGAGCCGCGATCGGCGAGATCGGGCATTCCCGCACCGTCGGTTACGCGGATCACGGTGCCGCCGGCATGCTCACGCTGTTCGTGCGCGCGGTGCTGTGCAACTGGATGGTCTCCAGCGGCGTCGTGCTCGCGATGATCTCAGACAGCGTGATCGGCAAGATCGTCGCGATGTGGCTGCCCATCTCGCTGTTCTTCTACATGGGCTTCGAGCACTCGATCGTGAACATGTTCCTCTTCCCTTCTGGTCTGCTCCTCGGCGCCGACTTCACCATCTGGGACTACCTGATCTGGAACGAGATCCCCACCGTCGTCGGCAACCTCGTGGGCGGGCTGCTCTTCGTCGGACTGCCGCTGTACTTCACCCACGGACGCACCAAGCTGCGTCGCGTCAGGACCGACCGTGTGCAGCCGGCCCTGCCTGCTGCGGATGCGGTCGGTTCTGCCGACGCCGCTGCCGTGGCTGACACCGTCGCCACTGATATGCCATCCGACAGCGAGGTCCGCGAGCCGGTCGGCATCAGCTGA
- a CDS encoding replication-associated recombination protein A, with amino-acid sequence MTPAAALMSGQTPLAVRMRPVSLAEVAGQQHLLRAGSPIVALADPQAKAPGAVSIILWGPPGTGKTTVAQAIARSSGRRFVELSAITAGVKDVREVMQDAITQRDLYGQTTILFLDEIHRFTKAQQDALLPGVENGWVILIAATTENPSFSVISPLLSRSLLLTLQPLTDDDIGVLVDRAVTDARGLAGAVTLSDDARAALIRLASGDARRALTGLEAAAAVALSKAESDATAEVTGEDVAQAVDRALLRYDRQGDEHYDVISAFIKSIRGSDPDAAVHYLARMIEAGEDPRFIARRLVISASEDIGLADPQALLIATAAADAVAFIGMPEGRIPLAEATIYLATTAKSNAAYAAINAAIADVRAGGFGRVPIHLRDAHYAGAKRLGHGKGYRYPHDSDAGIVPQQYLPDDLDGRQYYQPKGLGAERDVAARLERIRRILGDR; translated from the coding sequence ATGACCCCCGCCGCCGCTCTGATGTCTGGACAGACGCCACTCGCCGTGCGCATGCGGCCGGTGTCGCTGGCAGAGGTCGCGGGTCAACAGCACCTGTTGCGTGCTGGGTCGCCGATCGTCGCTCTCGCCGACCCGCAGGCGAAGGCGCCCGGTGCCGTCTCGATCATCCTCTGGGGGCCGCCTGGCACCGGAAAGACGACGGTCGCACAGGCGATCGCGCGCTCGTCCGGTCGCCGCTTCGTGGAACTGTCGGCGATCACGGCGGGGGTGAAGGACGTCCGCGAGGTGATGCAGGATGCCATCACCCAGCGCGACCTGTACGGCCAGACCACGATCCTGTTCCTCGACGAGATCCACCGGTTCACCAAGGCCCAGCAGGATGCCCTTCTACCTGGTGTCGAGAACGGCTGGGTGATCCTCATCGCGGCCACCACCGAGAACCCCTCGTTCTCGGTGATCTCGCCACTGCTGTCCCGCTCGCTGCTGCTCACCCTGCAGCCGCTGACCGATGATGACATCGGCGTCCTGGTCGATCGCGCCGTCACCGACGCGCGGGGGCTCGCCGGCGCTGTGACGCTGAGCGATGATGCACGGGCAGCCCTGATCAGGCTCGCGTCCGGTGATGCGCGACGCGCGTTGACGGGGCTCGAGGCGGCCGCTGCCGTCGCGCTGTCGAAGGCGGAGTCGGATGCCACGGCCGAGGTGACGGGCGAGGACGTCGCTCAGGCCGTCGACCGCGCCCTGCTCAGGTACGACAGGCAGGGCGATGAGCACTACGACGTCATCAGCGCGTTCATCAAGTCGATCCGCGGCTCCGACCCGGATGCCGCCGTGCACTACCTCGCGCGGATGATCGAGGCGGGGGAGGACCCGCGCTTCATCGCCAGGCGTCTGGTGATCTCCGCATCCGAGGACATCGGTCTCGCTGACCCCCAGGCGCTGCTGATCGCGACCGCCGCGGCCGACGCGGTGGCCTTCATCGGGATGCCCGAAGGGCGCATCCCGCTCGCCGAGGCGACCATCTACCTGGCGACCACCGCCAAGTCCAACGCCGCCTACGCGGCCATCAACGCAGCCATCGCCGACGTGCGCGCCGGCGGGTTCGGCCGCGTGCCCATCCACCTGCGCGACGCGCACTACGCCGGAGCGAAGCGCCTCGGACACGGCAAGGGGTATCGATACCCGCACGACAGCGACGCGGGCATCGTGCCGCAGCAGTACCTGCCCGACGATCTGGACGGGCGCCAGTACTACCAGCCGAAGGGACTGGGCGCCGAACGCGATGTGGCCGCGCGCCTGGAGCGCATCCGCCGTATCCTCGGCGATCGGTGA
- the rpsD gene encoding 30S ribosomal protein S4, with protein MVTKSQDRRKVRLSRALGIPLTPKAARYLEKRPYAPGEHGRTKRKADSDYAVRLREKQRLREQYGIREKQLRIAFSEARRKDGLTGENLVELLEMRLDALVLRAGFARTTAQARQLVVHRHILVDGQLVDRPSFRVKPGQLIHVKAKSEGLEPFQVAAAGGHAEVLPPVPGYIEVELDKLQARLVRRPKRAEVPVTCEVQLVVEYYAAR; from the coding sequence GTGGTCACGAAGTCCCAGGACCGCCGCAAGGTCCGTCTCAGCCGCGCGCTGGGAATCCCGCTCACCCCGAAGGCCGCCCGCTACCTCGAGAAGCGTCCCTACGCTCCCGGCGAGCACGGCCGCACCAAGCGCAAGGCTGACAGCGACTACGCCGTCCGTCTGCGTGAGAAGCAGCGTCTTCGCGAGCAGTACGGCATCCGCGAGAAGCAGCTGCGCATCGCGTTCAGCGAGGCTCGCCGCAAGGACGGCCTGACCGGTGAGAACCTGGTCGAGCTGCTCGAGATGCGTCTCGACGCCCTCGTGCTGCGTGCCGGCTTCGCCCGCACCACCGCGCAGGCCCGTCAGCTGGTTGTGCACCGTCACATCCTCGTCGACGGCCAGCTCGTCGACCGCCCGTCGTTCCGCGTGAAGCCGGGTCAGCTCATCCACGTCAAGGCCAAGAGCGAGGGCCTCGAGCCCTTCCAGGTCGCAGCAGCCGGCGGTCACGCCGAGGTCCTGCCTCCCGTTCCCGGCTACATCGAGGTCGAGCTCGACAAGCTGCAGGCCCGCCTGGTCCGTCGTCCGAAGCGCGCCGAGGTCCCCGTGACCTGTGAAGTGCAGCTCGTCGTCGAGTACTACGCAGCCCGCTGA